A single window of Carassius gibelio isolate Cgi1373 ecotype wild population from Czech Republic chromosome A19, carGib1.2-hapl.c, whole genome shotgun sequence DNA harbors:
- the LOC127935036 gene encoding 26S proteasome non-ATPase regulatory subunit 4: MVLESTMVCVDNSEYMRNGDFLPTRLQAQQDAVNIVCHTKTRSNPENNVGLITMANNCEVLTTLTSDTGRILSKLHAIQPLGIISFCTSIRVAHLALKHRQGKNHKMRIIAFVGSPVEDNEKDLVKLAKRLKKEKVNVDVINFGEEEVNTEKLTAFVNTLNGKEGTGSHLVTVPPGPSLADALLSSPILVGEGGSMMGLGASDFEFGVDPSADPELALALRVSMEEQRQRQEEEARRVAAQSAAEAGNPTSTADESEEALLKMSTSQPQIGVAAVPDFSSMSEEEQIAYAMQMSLAGGEFGESMDTGAPMDTAESKEEDDYDVMQDPEFLQSVLENLPGVDPNNEAIRNAMGSISSQSGNKQERKKDDEKKK, encoded by the exons ATGGTGCTCGAAAGTACTATGGTCTG TGTAGATAACAGTGAATACATGAGGAATGGCGATTTCCTGCCCACTAGATTACAGGCTCAGCAGGATGCTGTCAACATTGTCTGTCACACAAAGACCCGTAGTAACCCAGAGAACAACGTGGGCCTAATCACAATGGCAAA TAATTGTGAAGTCCTAACCACTTTAACATCAGACACCGGCCGCATTCTCTCAAAGCTCCATGCGATTCAGCCACTTGGAATAATCTCATTCTGCACCAGCATACGAGTGGCACAC TTGGCACTAAAGCATAGACAAGGCAAGAACCACAAGATGAGGATTATTGCTTTTGTGGGAAGCCCAGTAGAGGACAACGAAAAagat CTGGTGAAGTTGGCGAAGcgattgaaaaaagaaaaggtcAATGTTGATGTAATAAATTTTGGAGAAGAG GAGGTGAACACAGAGAAACTAACTGCATTTGTGAACACTCTGAATGGAAAGGAGGGCACAGGTTCTCATCTGGTCACGGTGCCCCCTGGGCCCAGCCTGGCTGATGCCCTGCTGTCTTCTCCCATCCTGGTTGGTGAGGGTGGTTCCATGATGGGCCTGGGGGCAAGTGACTTTGAGTTTGGAGTGGATCCCAGTGCGGACCCAGAACTGGCCTTG GCTCTGCGTGTGTCTATGGAGGAACAAAGGCAGAGGCAGGAAGAGGAGGCTCGTAGGGTGGCTGCCCAATCAGCAGCTGAGGCTGGCAATCCCACTTCAACCGCTGACG AATCAGAGGAAGCTCTTCTGAAGATGTCTACCTCTCAGCCTCAGATTGGTGTGGCAGCAGTGCCGGACTTCAGCAGCATGTCAGAGGAGGAGCAGATAGCCTATGCCATGCAGATGTCCCTGGCAGGTGGAG AATTTGGAGAATCAATGGATACAGGAGCTCCAATGGACACTGCGGAATCTAag GAAGAGGATGATTATGATGTAATGCAGGACCCAGAATTCCTCCAAAGTGTCCTGGAGAATCTACCTGGTGTTGATCCCAACAATGAGGCCATCCGCAATGCCATGGGCTCCATATCATCTCAGAGTGGTAACAAACAAGAGCGGAAAAAAGATGATgagaagaagaaataa